The sequence GTGTCCGCCGCAGTGGTGGTCGTGGTGTCCGCCGTGGTGCTCTCCGCAGTCATGGCCATGATGCTCCCCGTGGTGGCTGCACATCACGTCGGGGTTGAAGGTGAGCTTGCCCGCCAGCAGGTCGGCCACGGCCTGGTCGGCGCTGCCCGATACCCCGCCGTAGAGGGTGACTCCGGCCTGGGCCAGGGCGGTTTTGGCTCCCCCGCCAATGCCGCCGCAGATGAGGGCGTCCACGCCCTGGCTCCGGAGCAGGCTGGCCAAAGCCCCGTGGCCGCTGCCGCTGCTGTCCAGTATCGCGCTGGAGGCCACCTTGCCGTCCTCCACCTGATAGACCTTGAAGGTCTCGGTGTGGCCGAAGTGCTGAAAGATTTGTCCGTTGTTGTAGGTAACTGCGATTTTCATGGCTGATCCTCCTTGTGATGCCCGCGCTTTTTGTGACAGTGTCCGCAGCCACAGCCCTGGCCCTCGCCGGTGCAGAGGACAAAGTCCCCTCCGCCGATGACCAGCTCCCGGCCCTGGACCAGCGCCTGGGCCAGCTTGTGCCGGGCGCTGCCGTAGATGGCCTGGACCGTGGCCCGGGACACCTCCATCTGACCGGCGCAGGCCTCCTGGGTCAGCCCCTCGAGATCAATGAGCCGGATGGTCTCAAATTCGTCCACCGTCATGGGTACGCTTTGTCGGACGGGGCCTGCGCCCACGGGACCGAAGTTGGGCCGTTCCGGTAGGGCACATACCCGTCTTCTCTTGCAGGGCCTGGGCATCTGCGGACCTCCTCTCTAGTTTCTGACATATGCCGATAAACAGAGGATACACTATTTATCGGCATATGTCAAGAATAAAGAAAAAAGACTCGGCGGACAACGCAAAAGTCCGCCGAGCCGTGATCAGATTTCCTCCGGCCTGACCAGCGCAATATGCAGCTCGTCGAGCTGCTTTTGGCTGGCCCCGCAAAATCAAAATTTTGCGGGGACCCCAATTTTTTTGGTGCGGAGGCAAGTCAATTGCCCCCGCACCAAGGTTTTGCTTCACAAAACGCTTGTACGGCGCGTTTCGCGCCGCCCCGCTTTGCGGGGCCCCGGTCAGCCCAAAGCAGAGGCAGGCTCCTGCTTGTGAAGGGGCTTACTCCTCCGGCCTGACCAGCGCAATATGCAGCTCGTCGAGCTGCTTTTGGCTGACTTCGGAGGGCGCGCCCATCATCAGATCCTGGGCGTTCTTGTTCATGGGGAAGGGGATGATCTCCCGGATGGAGTCCTCGCCGGCCAGCAGCATGACCATCCGGTCCACGCCGGGAGCGATGCCGGCGTGGGGGGGCGCGCCGTAGCAGAAGGCGTTGTACATGGCGGGGAACTTGGCCTTCACGTCGTCCTCGCCCAGGCGGACCAGCTCAAAGGCCTTGATCATGATCTCCGGGTCGTGGTTCCGCACCGCGCCGGAGGAGAGCTCCACGCCGTTGCATACCAGGTCGTACTGGTCGGCGGTGATGGTGAGGGGATCGATCTCGCCCCGCTCTGCCCGGAGCAGCACCTCCAGTTGGCCCTTGGGCATGGAGAAGGGATTGTGGCAGAACTCCAACTGGCCGGACTCCTCGCCGATCTCGTACATGGGGAAGTCAGTAATCCAGCAGAACTCGTAGCGGGCCTGGTCCATGTGGTGGGGGGCCAGGGTGGGCAGCAGCTTGATGAGGGCGCCGGCAGTCTTTTGGGCGGCCAGCGTTTTCCCGGCGGTGAGGCCCACGAAGGTATTGGGCTTCAGGCCCAGAGTGGAGATCACCTGGTCCCGGATGGGCTGGACAAACTTGGCGATTCCGCCTACGATCTCCCCCTTTTCGTCCAGCCGGAACCAGTAGCACTTGTTGCCGGTCTGGACCTCCACGTCGGCGCAGAGCTTGTCGATCTGCTTCCGGGTGGCGGTAAAGTCGGTGACGGGCACGGCCTTGACCACATTGCCCTCAAAAGGCCCGAAGCCGCAGCCGCCCAGCAGCGCGGTGGCGTCCACGGCGGTCAGGTCGATGCGTAGGTCGGGCTTGTCGGAGCCGTAGGTCTCCATGGCCTCGGAAAAGGGGATCCGCCGGAAGGGGGCGGAGGAGGCGACGCCGTACTTGCCGTATTTGGCGAAGATGGGGGGCAACACGTCCTCCAGCACGGCGAACACGTCCTCCTGGGAGGCAAAGGCCATCTCCATATCGAGCTGGTAAAACTCGCCGGGGGAGCGGTCGGCCCGGGCGTCCTCGTCCCGGAAGCAGGGGGCGATCTGGAAGTAGCGGTCGAAGCCGGAGGCCATCAGAAGCTGCTTGAACTGCTGGGGGGCCTGGGGCAGGGCGTAGAACTTGCCGGGATGGTTCCGGGCGGGCACCAGGTAGTCCCGGGCCCCCTCGGGGGAGGAGGCGGTGAGGATGGGGGTGGTGATCTCCAAAAAGCCGTGCTCGGTCATGGCCTGACGCAGGGCGGCCACCACCTGGCAGCGCAGGATGATGTTGGCCTTGACCTCAGGGTTGCGCAGGTCCAGGTAGCGGTACTTGAGGCGGGCGGCCTCGTCGGCCTCCCGGCTGCGGTTGATGGGGAAGGGGAGCTCGTTGTAGCGGCAGCGGCCCAAGACCTCGATCTGGGAGGGGACCACCTCGATGTCGCCGGTGGGGAGCTTGGGATTCTTGGAATCCCGCTCCCGTACCACGCCCTCCACCGAGAGGGTGGACTCCTTGTTGACGGATTTGACCCGCTTCATCATATCCTCGGTCTCGATCACCACCTGGGTGGTGCCGTAGAAGTCCCGGAGGATGACGAAGGCCAGGTTTCCTCCCACCTCCCGGATGTTTTCCATCCAGCCGACGATCTTCACCTGCTGTCCCACGTGCTCCATGCGGAGCTCGTTGCAGGTATGGGTGCGGGATTGCATCATAAAATCAACTCCAAATTGTAATATATAATGTGAAAAGTACAAACTGTATCATAAGAGGGTCTTTCGTTGGAAGACTGCGCGTCATGCGGGTTTCGTTCTCCACAGGGCGGAGAGGAAGAGGGCTTATTCCCGGTCCCGGATGGGGGTCCCCACGCCCAGCCCGGCCACCTTCTCGACCAGCCAGCCGGGGGCTGCGGTCAGGGCCACCGATTCCTGGACGCCGGAGGCCATGTCCTTGAGGGAGACCACGCCGTTTTTCACCTCGTCCTCCCCCAGGAAGGCCACGAAGGGAACCTTGAGCTTGTCGGCGTAGTTCATTTTGGCCTTAAACTTCTTGTTCTCGGTGTAGAGCTGGACGCGTATCCCCTGTTCCCGCAGGGCCGTGGCCAGAGAGACGGCGGGGCCCAGGTCCTCGGTCATGGGGAGGACCAGCACGTCGGCGGGGGCGGTGAGCACCTCCTGGTTCAGGTACCCCTGATCCTCCAGCACGAAGAACAGGCGGGTCAAGCCGATGGAAATACCCACGCCGGGGAGTTGTTTATCGGTGTAATATTCCGCTAAGTTATCATATCTGCCGCCGGAGCAGATGGAACCGATCTCCGGGTGGTCCAGCATGACGGTCTCGTAGACGGTGCCGGTGTAGTAATCCAGGCCCCGGGCGATGGTCAGGTCCACCATGAAGTGGTCCTGGGGCACGCCGAAGGCGGCCATATACCGGACCACGGTGGACAACTCGTCGATGCCGGTGTCCAGCAGCTCGTTGTGTCCCCGGTAGGCCTCCAGGGCCCCCATGGGGTCGTCGGTGCGCAGCAGGTCCAGCAGCTTGTCGGCCGTCGGGGCCTCCACGCCGAAGTCGTCCACCAGGATGGCCTTGACCTTGTCCGGGCCGATCTTCTCCAGCTTGTCCACCGTCCGCATGACGTCCCCGGCCTTTTCCTCCAGCCCCAGCAGGGCGAACAGGCCGTTGAGCACCTTGCGGTTGTTGACGCGGATCTTGAACCGGCGCAGGCCCAGGGCGGTAAAGGTGCGGTAGATGATGGAGGGTATCTCGGCCTCGTTGGCAATGTCCAGGGAGCCGTCCCCGATGATGTCGATATCGGCCTGATAGAACTCCCGGAACCGGCCTCGCTGGGCCCGCTCTCCCCGGTAGACCTTGCCGATCTGGAAGCGGCGGAAGGGGAAGGAGAGTTCGTTCTGGTGCAGGGCCACGTACTTGGCCAGGGGGACGGTCAGGTCGAAGCGGAGGGACAGGTCGGTGTCCCCCTTGGTGAAGCGGTAGATCTGCTTCTCGGTCTCACCGCCGCCCTTGGCCAGCAGCACCTCGCTGGCCTCGATGAGGGGGGTGTCCAGGGGGGTGAAGCCGTAGAGGGAGTAGGTACGCCGCAGCTCGGCTACCATCCGGTCGAAGAACACCTGCTTTTCCGGCAGTAATTCCATGAAGCCGGAGAGGGTGCGGGGTTTGAGTTTGGCCATTTTCGTTCTCCTTTCAAGCAAAAAAATGCTCTCATCCCGTATATGGGACGAGAGCATCCAAAGATACTTCGTGGTGCCACCCAATTTCAGCGGAGAAGCTCCGCCCTTGCGCCTTCTGTTGCGGGAAGGGGACCGCGCCCGTCTCCGGGCCCGCTGCTGGGGCCGTCTTTCGCCCGCTCCTTGCCGTTCAGCGCTCTCAGCCAAAGGCGCCGTTCTCTGTCCGGGGGTGTTGCGGGGTACTCATGCTCCGTCTTCGCGGTGTTGCTGCACAGCATATTATATTACTTTGGCAGAAAAGTCAACCATCAATCCCAGGCGGGGCGTAGGGTTTCCATGCCGCTGCTGGTGCCGGCGGTGTTTCCGGACTGGGAAAAGCCGCCCACGCTGTTGGGCCCGGTGAGCAGCAGTCCGCCGGAGGTGGTGAGCTCGGCCCACACCTCATAGTGCCCCTCCCGGTCCCGCCAGTCGCCCAGGTCGGCGGCGTAGAAGGTATAGCTTTCCCCAAAGTGCTCGGTGGGGAAATCGGCCGCAGCCGTCATGGGGAACCGGGCCAGCTCCGCGTTGCTGCCGCTCTCCCGGAGGACCACCTCCAGGGACTCCACCTGTTTCGGGTCCAGATCCAGCCCCAGATAGAATTGGGAGCGGTCGGGCAGGTTGTAGAGGTCCCCGCCCCAGCAGGAGGCGGTCTCCACACTCAGCAGCTCGTCGGTGGAGAGGGGGTCCAGGGTCTGGATGCGCCGCCCGCTGTCGGAGAGAAAGCTGACCACGGGGGTATAGCTCTCCTGCAGGGGCAGTTCGGCCGATGCGATCCAGCGGGTGCCGGTCTCGTCGGGGCGGAAGTCCGCCGTCCGGGCCCCGTCCACCGTCAGCAGCAGGGTCTCGTCCTGTCGGAGCTCCCTGGGGACCACCGTCACCGTCAGGGTGACGGTCCCGCCCACGTAATCCAGCGCGGCGCTCTGGCTGGAGAAGAGGCTGCCCTGCTGCTCCAGCCGCTCCAGCAGGAGGCTGTGCTGGTTGTCCACGTGGTCCCGGAAGAAGGCGATGCGGTTGTCGGTCTCGGTGCTGCGCAGTTCAAGCTGTTCCCGGAGCCCGCGCACCTGGATCACCAGCCATACGTCCATCGCCAGCAGAGCGGCAAACACCAGCAGGGCAACGGCGGCGCAGAGGGTATGGGCCTTGCGCTTATCCACGGTCAGACCTTGAAGGGGGTCGTCTTGGGGGAGACGATGTCGCGCCAGTCCAGGTCGCCCCGCTCCAGACCGTGGATCAGCATCTCGGCGGTGGCCACGTTGGTGGCGAAGGGGATGTTGTACTGGTCGCACAGATTGGTGATATATTTCAGGTCGGCGTCCAGGTCATTGGATTGGGGATCGGAGAAGAAGAGGACCATGTCGATCTCGTTGTAGGCGATCCGGGCCCCGATCTGCTGGCTGCCGCCGTGTTCGTGGGAGAGGAAGAGGTACACCGGCAGTCCGGTGGCCTCGGCCACCAGCTTGCCCGTGGTGTTGGTGGCGCAGACGGTGTGCTTGGAGAGGATGCCGCAGTAGGCGATGCAGAACTGCACCATCAGCTCCTTTTTTCGGTCGTGACTCATCAGTGCGATATTCATCTCAAAACCCCTTCTCAGCGGATTTTCATCAGAGGGACCCGCTCCCCCATGATGCGCTTTGCGATATTCAGATAGGCAATGGCCGCGCCTTTGCGGGAGAACAGGATCAGCGGCTTGGAGGTATTGGCGGCCAGGATGACCTGGGGATCTTCGGGGATGACGCCCAGCAGGGGGAGCCCCGCCTCGTCCATGGCGTCGTCGATGGTGGTGCGCAGGCGGCGCATCAGCTTGGGCTGGATGCGGTTCATCACCAGGTGGATGGTGTCCAGGCGCTTGCCCAGCTCGGCCACCGTGCGCTGGGCGTCCCGGAGGGCGGAGGAATCGTTGGTGGAGACCACCACAGCCCGGTCGGCCCCGCAGACCGCCAGCCGGAAGCCGGAGCCGAGCCCGGCGGGGGAGTCGATGAGGATGTAATCAAACTGGGACCGGGCCTGGTCCAGCAGCGTCCGCATGGCCGCCTCCGGCAGTCCCTCCCGGGGAGGGGAGAGGGGGGCGGTCAGCAGGTGCAGCCCCTGGATGACGGGATGGGGGACGGCGGCCCGCTCCAGCGAGCACCGGCCGGACAGCACGTCGGTAAAATCCATCAGGGCCCGGTCGGTCATACCCAGGGAGATATCCAAATTCCGCAGGCCGATGTCCAGGTCGATGCACAGCACCCGCCGGCCCAGCGCGGCCAGACAGGAGGCTGCGCCGCCGGTAAGGGAGGTCTTTCCAGTGCCGCCCTTGCCCGACGTGATTACAATTACGGTACCCATACGGTTCCCCCTGTCCAATGTAACATTATAGCATTATAGAACAATGATTGTAAACCATTTTTGTGGAAAACAGAAAAAAGTTCTGAAAGGGGTAAAATTGGCACGACCAATGCTGGCAGGAGGTCTGCTAAAGTGGGGCCTTTTGAATCTTGGCCCAGCGCCTGGGGTAGGGTTTTGGGGTGGGGGCCGTCTTTTCGATGACGGCCACCCGCCGGATGACGTCGGTGCCGGGGATGGTGTAGGTGTAGTCCTCCAGCCGCCGTCCGCCCAGAGTCTGGATGGCTGTTCGGGCGGCGTCCAGCTCTTCCTGGCTGTCGGCGGCCTTCATGGCCAGGAACCGGCCGCCCACCCGCACGAAGGGGAGGCACAGCTCGCACAGCACCCGCAGGTCGGCCACCGCCCGGGCGGTGGCAAAGTCGAAGTGGTCCCGGAAGCCGGGCTTCAGCCCCTGCTCCTCGGCCCGGGCGTGGACGATCTCCACGTCCTCCAGGCCCAGGCGGGAACAGACCGCGGCCAACCAGTCCAGCCGCTTGGCCAGACTGTCCAGCAGTGTGAGCTTGAGCTCTGGGCAGAGCAGCTTGAGGGCCATGCCGGGAAAGCCCGCCCCGGTGCCCACGTCGATCAGGGTCCTGCCGGACAGGTCTCCGGCGCAGCCCAGCAGGGCGGCGGAGTCCAGAAAGTGGAGCCGGGCCACCTGCTCGGGGTCGGTGATGGCGGTGAGGTTCATGACCTTGTTTTGTTCCAGCAGCAGCCCGGCGTAGGTCTCCATCTGTTCGGCCGCAGCGGGGGGCGGGGTGAGGCCCAGCCGGGCCAGGCCCTGGGCGAGGAGCTCTTTCATGGTTTCAGCCTCCGAAGTTTGCGGCCAGCCGGTAGAGCCCGGCGGCCAGGTTGCACAGGGCCAGCAGAATGCAGGCCGCGGTGATGAGGATGCAGGCGGGCAGGCCGCCCTTGCCCTGGCCCTGGCGGAAGCGGAGCACGGCGGTGGCGACCAGGCCCAGCAGGGCGGGGACCAGCAGGACGGGGCCGATGCCGTTCAGGATGCGGGCGGTGGCCAGATAGTAGGTGAAGGTGAGGGTGAAGATCACCATATAGGCGATGCCCACCCAGGCCCAGGCCCGCTTGACCGGGGTGGCGTAGACCACCGGCGGCCGGGGTTCCTGTTCGGGGGAGCCGGGGTCGAAGCGGGGGGCATCAGACATGCTTGTCGTTCTCCTTCAGCAGGTCGCGGATCTCCATCAGCAGGGCTTCCTCATGGGAGGGCTCGGGCGGCGCAGGGGGCTCGGCCAGGGCCTCCTCCTTCTTGCGGTGGAAGGAGTTGATGCCCTTGATTAGGCAGAATACCACAAAAGCCATAATGAGGAAGTTCAGAATGGCCTGGATAAAATTGCCATATGTAATCACCGCGGAGCCCACGGTGACGCTGAGGTCTGCAAAGGAGTTTTCACGGACAAAGATGCCGATGATGGGCATGATGATGTCGGCGGTGAGGGAGTCGGCAATGGCCTTGAAGGCGCCGCCGACGATGACGCCGACCGCCATATCCATTACATTGCCGCGGGCGATAAACTGTTTGAATTCTGCGACAAATCCGCTTTTTTTCTCTGCCATAAAATCTGCCTTCTTTCTAATGTGATTTGGATGGGCGGTTTCGACCGGGGCTGCTTACTTTCGGGGGATCAGGACCTCTTTGCCGCCCATATAGGGCTGGAGCACCTTGGGGATCTTGACGCTGCCGTCGGCCTGGAGGTTGTTTTCCAGCAGGGCGATGAGCATCCGGGGAGGGGCCACGCAGGTGTTGTTGAGGGTGTGGGCCAGATAGGTCTTGCCGTCCTCGCCGCGGTAGCGGATCTTCAGCCGCCTGGCCTGGGCGTCGCCCAGGTTGGAGCAGGAGCAGACCTCAAAGTACTTCTGCTGGCGGGGGGACCAGGCCTCGATGTCGCAGGACTTGACCTTCAGGTCGGCCAGATCGCCGGAGCAGCATTCCAACTGCCGCACGGGGATGTCGAAGTTGCGGAAGAGCTCCACGGAGAAGCGCCACAGCTTTTCGTACCAGTCCCTGGAGTCCTCCGGCTTGCAGACCACAATCATCTCCTGCTTTTCAAACTGGTGGATGCGGTAGATGCCCCGCTCCTCAATGCCGTGGGAGCCCTTTTCCTTGCGGAAGCAGGGGGAGTAGGAGGTGAGGGTCTGGGGGAGCTTGTCCTCGGGGATGATCTGGTCGATGAACCGGCCGATCATGGAGTGCTCAGAGGTGCCGATGAGGTAGAGGTCCTCGCCCTCAATCTTATACATCATGCCGTCCATGTCGGTCTGGCTCATGACGCCCTCCACCACGTTGCCGTGGATCATGAAGGGGGGGATGCAGTAGGTAAAGCCCTTGTCGATCATGAAGTCCCGGCCGTAGGCCAGCACCGCCTCGTGGAGGCGGGCGATGTCGCCCAGCAGATAATAGAAGCCGGAGCCGGACACCCGCCCGGCGGCGTCCATGTCGATGCCGTCGAAGGACTCCATGATGTCGGTGTGATAGGGGACCTCAAAGTCGGGCACCAGGGGCTCACCGAAGCGCTCCACCTCCACGTTGGCGGAGTCGTCGGGCCCGATGGGCACGGTGGGGTCGATGATCTGGGGGATGACCAGCAGGATCTTGCGGATCTCCGCTGCCAGCTCGGCCTCCCGGCCCTCCAGCCAGGCCAGCCGGTCGGCGTCCGCCTTGACCTCGGC is a genomic window of Intestinimonas massiliensis (ex Afouda et al. 2020) containing:
- a CDS encoding NifB/NifX family molybdenum-iron cluster-binding protein, whose protein sequence is MKIAVTYNNGQIFQHFGHTETFKVYQVEDGKVASSAILDSSGSGHGALASLLRSQGVDALICGGIGGGAKTALAQAGVTLYGGVSGSADQAVADLLAGKLTFNPDVMCSHHGEHHGHDCGEHHGGHHDHHCGGHCGS
- a CDS encoding DUF134 domain-containing protein, which translates into the protein MPRPCKRRRVCALPERPNFGPVGAGPVRQSVPMTVDEFETIRLIDLEGLTQEACAGQMEVSRATVQAIYGSARHKLAQALVQGRELVIGGGDFVLCTGEGQGCGCGHCHKKRGHHKEDQP
- the aspS gene encoding aspartate--tRNA ligase, whose amino-acid sequence is MMQSRTHTCNELRMEHVGQQVKIVGWMENIREVGGNLAFVILRDFYGTTQVVIETEDMMKRVKSVNKESTLSVEGVVRERDSKNPKLPTGDIEVVPSQIEVLGRCRYNELPFPINRSREADEAARLKYRYLDLRNPEVKANIILRCQVVAALRQAMTEHGFLEITTPILTASSPEGARDYLVPARNHPGKFYALPQAPQQFKQLLMASGFDRYFQIAPCFRDEDARADRSPGEFYQLDMEMAFASQEDVFAVLEDVLPPIFAKYGKYGVASSAPFRRIPFSEAMETYGSDKPDLRIDLTAVDATALLGGCGFGPFEGNVVKAVPVTDFTATRKQIDKLCADVEVQTGNKCYWFRLDEKGEIVGGIAKFVQPIRDQVISTLGLKPNTFVGLTAGKTLAAQKTAGALIKLLPTLAPHHMDQARYEFCWITDFPMYEIGEESGQLEFCHNPFSMPKGQLEVLLRAERGEIDPLTITADQYDLVCNGVELSSGAVRNHDPEIMIKAFELVRLGEDDVKAKFPAMYNAFCYGAPPHAGIAPGVDRMVMLLAGEDSIREIIPFPMNKNAQDLMMGAPSEVSQKQLDELHIALVRPEE
- the hisS gene encoding histidine--tRNA ligase — its product is MAKLKPRTLSGFMELLPEKQVFFDRMVAELRRTYSLYGFTPLDTPLIEASEVLLAKGGGETEKQIYRFTKGDTDLSLRFDLTVPLAKYVALHQNELSFPFRRFQIGKVYRGERAQRGRFREFYQADIDIIGDGSLDIANEAEIPSIIYRTFTALGLRRFKIRVNNRKVLNGLFALLGLEEKAGDVMRTVDKLEKIGPDKVKAILVDDFGVEAPTADKLLDLLRTDDPMGALEAYRGHNELLDTGIDELSTVVRYMAAFGVPQDHFMVDLTIARGLDYYTGTVYETVMLDHPEIGSICSGGRYDNLAEYYTDKQLPGVGISIGLTRLFFVLEDQGYLNQEVLTAPADVLVLPMTEDLGPAVSLATALREQGIRVQLYTENKKFKAKMNYADKLKVPFVAFLGEDEVKNGVVSLKDMASGVQESVALTAAPGWLVEKVAGLGVGTPIRDRE
- a CDS encoding methylglyoxal synthase, which encodes MNIALMSHDRKKELMVQFCIAYCGILSKHTVCATNTTGKLVAEATGLPVYLFLSHEHGGSQQIGARIAYNEIDMVLFFSDPQSNDLDADLKYITNLCDQYNIPFATNVATAEMLIHGLERGDLDWRDIVSPKTTPFKV
- the minD gene encoding septum site-determining protein MinD produces the protein MGTVIVITSGKGGTGKTSLTGGAASCLAALGRRVLCIDLDIGLRNLDISLGMTDRALMDFTDVLSGRCSLERAAVPHPVIQGLHLLTAPLSPPREGLPEAAMRTLLDQARSQFDYILIDSPAGLGSGFRLAVCGADRAVVVSTNDSSALRDAQRTVAELGKRLDTIHLVMNRIQPKLMRRLRTTIDDAMDEAGLPLLGVIPEDPQVILAANTSKPLILFSRKGAAIAYLNIAKRIMGERVPLMKIR
- the rsmG gene encoding 16S rRNA (guanine(527)-N(7))-methyltransferase RsmG, whose translation is MKELLAQGLARLGLTPPPAAAEQMETYAGLLLEQNKVMNLTAITDPEQVARLHFLDSAALLGCAGDLSGRTLIDVGTGAGFPGMALKLLCPELKLTLLDSLAKRLDWLAAVCSRLGLEDVEIVHARAEEQGLKPGFRDHFDFATARAVADLRVLCELCLPFVRVGGRFLAMKAADSQEELDAARTAIQTLGGRRLEDYTYTIPGTDVIRRVAVIEKTAPTPKPYPRRWAKIQKAPL
- the mscL gene encoding large-conductance mechanosensitive channel protein MscL, which produces MAEKKSGFVAEFKQFIARGNVMDMAVGVIVGGAFKAIADSLTADIIMPIIGIFVRENSFADLSVTVGSAVITYGNFIQAILNFLIMAFVVFCLIKGINSFHRKKEEALAEPPAPPEPSHEEALLMEIRDLLKENDKHV
- the serS gene encoding serine--tRNA ligase, which gives rise to MLDIRFIRENPEAVKENIKKKFQEAKLPLVDQVIALDQENRDTIQEAQALRTARNAKSKQVGMLMGQSKKDPSKLAEAEALKAEVKADADRLAWLEGREAELAAEIRKILLVIPQIIDPTVPIGPDDSANVEVERFGEPLVPDFEVPYHTDIMESFDGIDMDAAGRVSGSGFYYLLGDIARLHEAVLAYGRDFMIDKGFTYCIPPFMIHGNVVEGVMSQTDMDGMMYKIEGEDLYLIGTSEHSMIGRFIDQIIPEDKLPQTLTSYSPCFRKEKGSHGIEERGIYRIHQFEKQEMIVVCKPEDSRDWYEKLWRFSVELFRNFDIPVRQLECCSGDLADLKVKSCDIEAWSPRQQKYFEVCSCSNLGDAQARRLKIRYRGEDGKTYLAHTLNNTCVAPPRMLIALLENNLQADGSVKIPKVLQPYMGGKEVLIPRK